A genomic window from Anthocerotibacter panamensis C109 includes:
- a CDS encoding cation diffusion facilitator family transporter codes for MRLDGTARSYAAVSLGAALLTIGLKTWAYALTGSVGLLSDAIESLVNLVAAGFVLWALTLAAQPPDAEHSFGHSKVEYFSSGLEGALILVAAGSIALTAWDRFLHPQPIAQLGLGLVASLVATAINGGAALILLRAGRRLNSITLRADGQHLLTDVWTTGGVVLGLVLVQITGWLLLDSWIAMMVAASIMWTGIRLLRETVRGLMDESLPESEQQIITCILAEYEPQGIQFHALRTRVSGARRFVLLHVLVPGAWSVQQGHDLCEEIEVAISNTLPGTNVTTHLEPLEDPASWADVGLDRQLPEIRSRPVSQA; via the coding sequence ATGCGGTTGGATGGCACAGCGCGTTCCTATGCAGCGGTTTCTTTGGGAGCTGCCTTGCTCACCATAGGCTTAAAGACTTGGGCCTATGCGCTGACGGGATCGGTCGGTCTGCTTTCGGATGCCATCGAATCTTTGGTCAATCTGGTCGCAGCAGGGTTTGTCCTGTGGGCTTTGACCTTGGCGGCCCAACCCCCGGATGCTGAACATAGTTTTGGTCATTCTAAAGTCGAATACTTCTCCAGCGGTCTGGAGGGTGCTTTGATCTTGGTTGCGGCTGGGTCTATCGCGCTGACCGCCTGGGACCGTTTTTTGCACCCGCAACCCATTGCACAGTTGGGGCTGGGGCTGGTGGCTTCGTTGGTGGCGACAGCGATCAATGGGGGGGCTGCCTTGATTTTGCTGCGGGCGGGGAGGCGTCTCAATTCGATCACGCTGCGGGCTGATGGGCAACACCTGCTGACGGACGTGTGGACGACCGGGGGGGTGGTTCTGGGGTTGGTTTTGGTCCAGATAACCGGCTGGCTGCTGCTGGATTCCTGGATTGCCATGATGGTCGCAGCGAGTATTATGTGGACGGGGATCCGGCTTTTGCGCGAAACGGTCAGGGGCTTGATGGATGAGTCCCTCCCGGAGTCCGAACAGCAGATCATCACCTGCATTCTGGCTGAGTACGAGCCGCAAGGCATTCAGTTCCACGCCCTGCGTACCAGGGTGTCGGGAGCCCGCCGCTTCGTATTGCTGCACGTCTTGGTGCCGGGAGCCTGGAGTGTGCAGCAGGGGCACGACCTGTGCGAGGAGATCGAAGTCGCCATCAGCAACACCCTACCGGGAACCAATGTCACCACGCACCTCGAACCCCTGGAAGATCCCGCTTCGTGGGCGGATGTGGGGCTAGACCGGCAATTGCCTGAAATCCGCTCTAGACCGGTTAGTCAAGCATAG
- a CDS encoding AAA family ATPase, whose product MDQRIDRLSQMLGKAIVGKEQALQLVLVAFFSGGHALLEDVPGVGKTLVAKALARSVAGRFQRVQFTPDLLPTDLTGTNVWNPQNGAFEFIPGPVFANVLLADEINRATPRTQAGLLEVMEEQQVTTDGVSRPVGEPFFVIATQNPIEYQGTSPLPEALLDRFAVSFSLGYPSEDEELLMLQRLGDRNHALDSIIPCLELEEVLEVRARSLAVKTTEPLQRYILSLVRATRSDKQVTLGASPRAAVTLQRLAQTYAYLNGRDYTLPDDIKALAPFVLSHRLIVSGGRPGREVVERLLKTIAVP is encoded by the coding sequence GTGGACCAGCGCATCGATAGGCTCTCCCAGATGTTGGGCAAAGCCATTGTGGGCAAAGAGCAAGCGCTACAACTGGTGCTCGTAGCTTTTTTTAGTGGGGGTCATGCGCTCTTGGAGGATGTGCCGGGGGTGGGCAAAACGCTGGTCGCCAAAGCCCTAGCGCGGTCGGTGGCGGGACGTTTTCAGCGCGTGCAATTTACGCCGGACCTCTTGCCGACAGACCTCACGGGCACCAACGTCTGGAATCCCCAGAATGGAGCCTTTGAGTTCATTCCGGGGCCTGTCTTCGCCAATGTCCTGCTGGCTGACGAGATCAATCGGGCGACTCCGCGCACCCAAGCAGGGCTGCTGGAGGTCATGGAGGAGCAGCAGGTCACCACTGATGGCGTGAGTCGCCCGGTGGGGGAGCCCTTTTTTGTCATTGCCACCCAGAATCCGATCGAGTACCAGGGGACCAGCCCCCTGCCCGAAGCGCTCCTTGACCGCTTCGCGGTGTCCTTTAGCCTGGGCTATCCCTCGGAGGACGAGGAGTTGCTGATGCTCCAGCGGCTGGGAGACCGCAACCATGCCCTCGACTCGATCATCCCTTGCCTGGAACTCGAGGAGGTGCTGGAGGTCCGGGCGCGTTCGCTGGCTGTCAAGACGACGGAGCCGCTCCAGCGCTATATTCTCAGTCTGGTCCGCGCCACCCGCAGCGATAAGCAGGTCACTTTGGGGGCAAGCCCCCGTGCGGCAGTGACCCTCCAGCGGCTCGCCCAGACCTACGCCTACCTGAACGGGCGCGACTACACGCTCCCAGATGACATCAAAGCTCTTGCGCCCTTTGTCCTCTCCCATCGCCTGATCGTGAGCGGTGGGCGTCCGGGGCGCGAGGTGGTGGAGCGGTTGCTCAAGACTATTGCGGTTCCTTGA
- a CDS encoding C40 family peptidase yields the protein MNRRFFLSTAALLSLPPKVLGAPMTDLVEVYKKQLPPNYGPGAVLQVQAVPQLKGTRLTGRVLTLHDKQTLGALFAPLGPVENQLQSFPYREMGAASYGVLTAQRSDMRSQADAASELVSQAVLGDTVLLLSQTKDWYEILRQWDGYVGWVPKADLKTLDQNQLRQWRAQSRQMLLKDTPIGFAGSILTGKTAPDRRPLVETLSPSQMRERVLTHAQALYEHSRVEPFPYLWGGTYGTALDCSGFTQTVYRLAGLAIPRDTYQQLAFGEQIKATPVRLDLLLPGDLVFFSENSRRATHVGIYMGEGMLYHSSGSKGNRGLDRNNLRGDLPYEAFLRRIWWGVARFIPAEGTTPIGTQGLFLDS from the coding sequence ATGAACCGTCGCTTCTTTCTCAGTACTGCGGCCCTGTTGAGCCTCCCTCCCAAGGTTTTGGGCGCACCCATGACTGACCTAGTCGAGGTCTACAAAAAACAACTACCTCCCAACTATGGCCCCGGCGCGGTACTCCAGGTCCAGGCTGTCCCCCAGCTAAAAGGCACACGCTTGACCGGACGGGTTTTGACCCTCCACGACAAGCAAACCCTCGGGGCGTTATTCGCACCCTTAGGTCCGGTGGAGAATCAACTCCAATCCTTTCCTTATCGTGAAATGGGGGCTGCTTCCTACGGTGTACTCACCGCTCAGCGCTCCGATATGCGCAGTCAGGCGGACGCCGCCAGTGAACTCGTCTCCCAAGCCGTTTTGGGAGATACTGTCCTGCTTTTATCCCAAACCAAGGACTGGTACGAGATTTTGCGGCAGTGGGACGGCTACGTGGGTTGGGTGCCCAAGGCTGACCTCAAGACTCTAGACCAAAATCAACTGCGCCAATGGCGTGCTCAATCCCGGCAGATGCTGCTGAAGGATACCCCCATAGGCTTTGCCGGCTCGATCCTGACTGGTAAAACAGCTCCCGACCGCCGCCCCCTTGTCGAGACGCTGAGCCCCAGCCAAATGCGTGAGCGCGTCTTGACCCATGCTCAGGCACTCTATGAGCACAGCCGCGTCGAACCCTTTCCCTATCTTTGGGGGGGTACCTACGGCACCGCATTGGACTGCTCCGGCTTCACCCAAACGGTCTACCGGCTGGCGGGTTTGGCTATCCCGCGGGACACCTATCAGCAACTGGCTTTTGGGGAGCAGATCAAAGCCACTCCGGTGCGTCTGGATTTGCTGCTGCCGGGAGATCTGGTCTTTTTTAGCGAGAATAGCCGCCGTGCGACCCATGTGGGCATTTATATGGGGGAGGGGATGCTCTATCACTCCTCGGGAAGTAAGGGCAATCGGGGTCTAGACCGTAACAACCTGCGTGGCGACCTGCCCTATGAAGCTTTCCTGCGGCGTATTTGGTGGGGCGTGGCTCGCTTTATTCCGGCGGAGGGCACCACACCTATCGGCACTCAGGGTTTGTTTCTGGATAGCTAA
- a CDS encoding MarR family winged helix-turn-helix transcriptional regulator, producing the protein MAVTMGQGASKPETTSPTIQAAKEPFMGIVRELTRAYQVFSAYSDTHARQLGLTPPQFDVIATLGNTKGMTMNRLGEKTLVTKGTLTGIVDRLEQKGLVRREVPEKNRRSFLVVLTSTGEELFEEVFPVHIAHLKERFAQLSPQEMEEVCVALRRLRSLF; encoded by the coding sequence ATGGCAGTCACCATGGGGCAAGGTGCATCAAAACCAGAGACAACCAGTCCCACCATTCAAGCTGCAAAAGAACCTTTTATGGGTATTGTGCGTGAACTGACCCGAGCCTATCAGGTTTTCTCCGCCTATTCAGACACCCATGCACGACAGTTGGGCCTCACGCCCCCACAGTTTGATGTCATTGCCACGCTTGGGAACACCAAGGGCATGACGATGAACCGGCTGGGCGAGAAAACCCTCGTGACCAAGGGCACGCTGACCGGCATTGTAGACCGGCTGGAGCAAAAAGGTCTGGTGCGTCGGGAGGTCCCCGAGAAAAACCGCCGCAGCTTCCTGGTCGTGCTCACGTCTACCGGAGAGGAACTGTTTGAGGAAGTATTCCCCGTCCATATTGCCCATCTCAAGGAGCGCTTCGCCCAACTGAGCCCCCAGGAAATGGAGGAGGTCTGTGTGGCCCTCAGACGGTTGCGCAGCCTGTTTTAG
- a CDS encoding M23 family metallopeptidase translates to MKRSIPVVSLLLGTVLVYYPTAVWAGAATTPPNTLRADPATEGFEPEVVFNPRDEVLLDSLFPLDDVTGGIKNPLKTGQGTVLYERSSKPKPPPAVASRPLPTHFRYDREQLRYPLVQLVAMSSPFGLRLHPVTGLERFHRGVDLAAAQGTAVLATLSGRVLAAGDMGNLGNAVVLGHGTDLRTRYGHLSEIQVVVGQWVKQGDVLGAVGATGRVTGPHLHFELWQFLADTWQALDPGALLNINAATLQSEPGKAEKIGRQAPPK, encoded by the coding sequence ATGAAGCGAAGCATACCTGTAGTGAGTCTTTTGCTTGGCACAGTGCTCGTGTACTACCCGACCGCTGTATGGGCAGGCGCGGCGACAACGCCCCCCAATACCCTGCGTGCGGACCCAGCGACCGAAGGTTTTGAGCCGGAAGTGGTTTTTAATCCCCGCGATGAAGTCCTGCTTGACTCTCTTTTTCCGCTCGATGACGTGACGGGCGGCATCAAAAATCCCCTCAAAACCGGGCAAGGGACGGTCCTCTACGAGCGCTCCTCCAAGCCCAAACCTCCTCCGGCGGTGGCCTCGCGACCCCTGCCGACCCATTTTCGCTACGACAGAGAGCAACTGCGCTATCCGTTAGTCCAACTGGTGGCGATGAGTTCGCCTTTTGGTCTGCGCCTGCACCCGGTCACGGGGCTGGAGCGCTTTCACCGGGGGGTGGATCTGGCGGCAGCACAGGGCACTGCGGTCCTGGCGACCCTTTCCGGGCGGGTTCTAGCCGCCGGGGACATGGGCAATCTGGGAAATGCGGTGGTCTTGGGTCACGGAACGGACCTACGGACGCGCTACGGGCATCTCTCGGAGATTCAGGTGGTTGTGGGGCAGTGGGTGAAGCAAGGAGACGTGCTTGGGGCCGTGGGCGCAACCGGACGGGTGACAGGTCCCCATTTGCACTTTGAACTCTGGCAATTCCTAGCTGACACTTGGCAGGCTTTGGACCCCGGCGCACTGCTCAATATCAATGCGGCTACGCTTCAGTCAGAACCGGGGAAGGCTGAAAAAATCGGAAGGCAAGCTCCCCCAAAGTAA
- a CDS encoding tetratricopeptide repeat protein has product MTLREYQKAIDALILALELADESSQRAPRAEVSEHLLGIALCMHGMAGQGLEHLSEAEAYYQQTQAIAEEYGLIEYAARALVGQGHTSLHRGALEKASDFYARAERMLEAHVQQLPGTMRSIFEGQGIIAQVLEDWPKAIALYRQADAIDTPIHDSRYLWLNMGHTLTYLGQHNDAEQYLLKVLDFATNFMDKETQALALFRLGYNEERRGELQKASQFYGRSSEVDEKSPEPVLGLARIQKSMGGSPVIISLVRHGYHLLCNASESPVYDLKEEWLTCLDFLGKETLQGTSAWVTRQIKNFPANSSYWSTPNRRHFLDLLNHLAVGAREPG; this is encoded by the coding sequence ATGACGCTACGGGAGTATCAAAAAGCTATTGATGCGCTTATCCTGGCTCTCGAATTAGCCGATGAAAGTTCACAACGTGCCCCCCGTGCGGAGGTGTCAGAGCACTTGCTGGGCATCGCACTGTGTATGCATGGGATGGCAGGACAGGGGCTTGAGCATTTGAGCGAAGCCGAAGCGTATTATCAGCAAACTCAGGCGATAGCTGAGGAATATGGACTGATTGAATACGCAGCGCGTGCATTGGTGGGGCAGGGGCATACTTCACTTCACCGGGGAGCCCTAGAGAAAGCAAGTGATTTTTATGCCCGTGCCGAACGCATGTTAGAAGCGCATGTTCAACAGCTTCCTGGAACTATGCGCTCTATCTTTGAGGGGCAGGGAATTATCGCTCAAGTGTTGGAGGATTGGCCGAAAGCCATTGCTCTTTACCGTCAAGCAGATGCCATTGACACCCCAATTCATGACAGTAGGTATTTGTGGCTCAATATGGGGCATACACTCACTTATTTAGGTCAGCACAATGATGCAGAACAATATCTATTGAAAGTATTAGATTTTGCTACCAACTTCATGGACAAAGAGACACAGGCTTTGGCATTATTTAGACTTGGTTATAACGAAGAACGGCGAGGTGAACTCCAGAAGGCTTCCCAATTTTACGGTAGGTCATCAGAAGTCGATGAAAAATCTCCAGAGCCAGTGCTTGGATTAGCACGCATACAAAAATCGATGGGTGGCTCACCCGTAATTATTTCTTTAGTTCGTCATGGGTATCATCTTCTTTGTAATGCCTCTGAGTCTCCTGTTTATGACCTCAAAGAAGAGTGGTTAACTTGCCTAGATTTCCTAGGAAAGGAAACTTTACAAGGCACAAGCGCATGGGTTACACGACAAATAAAGAATTTCCCAGCTAATTCCTCGTACTGGAGTACTCCCAATCGTCGCCACTTTCTAGACTTACTCAATCACCTGGCGGTGGGGGCAAGAGAACCCGGTTAG
- a CDS encoding ADP-ribosyltransferase: MVFSRDPKPSSSSHIPQPPEISPFAPPPVQVQPVEDEPPMPVYRSIIDDFLTNNPFKPVPGEPVSGQRRLSPIRIPPVSAEVQREELPEEETLQMQPLVQRQDASSLLNVAAMNSTQKLEAALKRTLPLLPTEVRAKVQALLSPEALATMVAVAAVWAASHAVGVGEVIDLVLLGLGALALGTEVVGMVQDVGGFVTGSLDAKSTVDLDRAAEHLARAIATVGVDTVIALLTRGLGKKAKATRSTNLTRYRSTPKVRSEFRERFINQEPHFQKSEAYINQLKAVFPELKDIPNEDLIGVRGYTSNDYTKLNTALRSKDPKQLAELDSYFKTASSGINHLPPYKGEVYRGTNLSPEIAARYKVGKIVTEDAFTSATIDPKVQFSGNTKFIIQSVNGRDISFLSEIPSEKEVVFAPGTRFEVLSVKVNPSTGNRIIVMLENP; encoded by the coding sequence ATGGTTTTTAGCCGAGACCCCAAGCCCTCCTCCTCCTCACACATTCCGCAGCCCCCGGAAATATCCCCTTTTGCCCCGCCGCCGGTCCAGGTGCAGCCCGTGGAAGATGAGCCACCCATGCCCGTCTACCGCTCAATAATCGATGATTTCCTCACCAATAACCCTTTTAAGCCAGTACCCGGTGAGCCCGTGTCCGGTCAGCGTAGACTATCCCCCATCCGAATTCCACCTGTCAGTGCGGAAGTCCAACGGGAGGAGTTGCCTGAGGAGGAAACCCTCCAGATGCAGCCTCTCGTCCAGCGGCAGGATGCGTCGTCCCTGCTTAATGTTGCTGCGATGAACTCCACCCAAAAACTAGAGGCAGCTCTCAAGCGAACCCTGCCGCTTTTACCCACAGAGGTCCGCGCTAAAGTCCAAGCCTTGCTCTCCCCTGAAGCTCTGGCGACTATGGTGGCGGTAGCAGCGGTCTGGGCTGCCTCTCATGCCGTGGGGGTCGGGGAGGTGATTGACCTAGTGCTGTTGGGATTGGGGGCGTTGGCGCTGGGCACTGAGGTTGTCGGGATGGTGCAGGATGTCGGAGGCTTTGTCACGGGTAGCCTGGATGCGAAGTCCACAGTAGACCTGGACCGGGCGGCGGAACATCTAGCGCGGGCGATTGCCACGGTGGGAGTAGATACAGTCATTGCACTCTTGACCCGTGGGCTGGGGAAGAAAGCCAAAGCTACCCGCTCTACCAACCTGACCCGTTACCGCAGCACCCCCAAAGTCCGCAGTGAGTTCAGAGAACGATTCATCAATCAAGAGCCCCACTTCCAAAAGTCCGAAGCCTACATCAACCAACTCAAGGCAGTGTTTCCTGAACTCAAAGACATTCCCAATGAAGACCTCATCGGTGTACGCGGCTATACTTCCAACGACTACACCAAGCTCAATACAGCGCTACGCAGTAAAGACCCAAAACAACTAGCTGAACTGGACAGCTACTTCAAAACTGCTTCCTCAGGTATAAACCACCTGCCCCCCTATAAAGGAGAGGTTTATCGTGGGACGAATCTTTCGCCCGAAATTGCCGCTCGTTACAAAGTTGGTAAGATTGTCACGGAGGATGCTTTCACAAGTGCCACGATTGACCCAAAAGTACAATTCTCAGGGAATACCAAGTTCATTATCCAGTCGGTTAATGGGCGTGACATATCTTTTCTCTCGGAAATCCCCAGTGAGAAAGAAGTTGTTTTCGCCCCAGGTACCCGCTTTGAAGTTCTCAGTGTCAAAGTTAATCCTTCAACTGGTAACCGTATTATTGTCATGCTGGAGAATCCCTAA
- a CDS encoding tetratricopeptide repeat protein produces MSHAKNYLLPLWVLTSLLVPIPVHSQVLSDYLKDLIGQQAPGEVPEVEKLCAEDRTEAALGFCQRAIVLNPKNPYNYYNYGIKQFIVGDRAGAVGSYRKAIELKPDFAEAYINLGGTLSKEGDSTQAIISYRKAIDLEPKQPIAYIGLGAELETIGDVQGALQSYLKVTELKPDSAEAFANVASAYSSMGQDTEASKFYRKAIQLKPNYALAYYNLATSQFNTGDKNGAVESYRKAVAFKPELFRAWLDLGASLADLKDYPGAIEAYRKVIQLKPDFATAYYNLGVVFTAIADRNSAIENYRKAIALKTDYAPAFMGLGIELSDAGDKAGAAQAFRAAEQIFTKQGKSADAQNATEKLAKLETNPL; encoded by the coding sequence ATGTCTCATGCAAAGAATTACCTGCTTCCCCTGTGGGTACTGACCAGTCTGCTCGTCCCAATTCCAGTTCACAGCCAAGTGTTGAGCGATTACCTAAAGGACTTGATCGGCCAGCAAGCGCCAGGAGAAGTCCCCGAAGTAGAAAAACTCTGTGCTGAGGACCGCACCGAAGCCGCGCTCGGATTTTGTCAACGGGCTATCGTCCTCAACCCCAAGAATCCCTACAACTACTACAACTACGGCATCAAGCAGTTCATTGTAGGCGACCGGGCGGGGGCTGTCGGCAGCTACCGCAAGGCCATCGAACTCAAACCGGACTTTGCTGAAGCTTACATCAATTTGGGAGGGACGCTCAGCAAAGAAGGAGATTCCACCCAGGCCATTATCAGTTATCGTAAGGCCATCGACCTCGAGCCCAAACAACCCATTGCCTATATCGGTTTGGGCGCAGAGTTAGAGACCATCGGCGATGTTCAAGGGGCTTTACAGAGCTATTTAAAGGTGACGGAACTCAAGCCTGATTCTGCCGAAGCCTTCGCTAACGTTGCCAGTGCCTACAGTAGTATGGGCCAGGACACCGAAGCCTCCAAATTTTATCGCAAAGCCATTCAACTCAAGCCCAACTATGCCCTTGCCTACTACAATTTGGCTACCTCGCAGTTTAATACAGGAGACAAAAATGGGGCGGTTGAGAGCTACCGCAAAGCTGTTGCCTTCAAACCGGAACTATTCCGGGCATGGCTCGATCTAGGGGCTTCGCTTGCGGATCTCAAAGACTATCCTGGGGCAATAGAAGCTTATCGCAAAGTGATCCAGCTTAAACCTGACTTTGCTACCGCTTACTACAACTTAGGAGTAGTATTCACGGCCATCGCAGATCGCAATAGCGCCATTGAGAACTACCGTAAGGCCATTGCCCTCAAAACGGATTATGCCCCGGCTTTTATGGGTCTGGGCATCGAACTCAGTGATGCTGGGGACAAAGCTGGCGCGGCGCAAGCCTTCCGCGCTGCCGAGCAGATCTTCACCAAACAGGGCAAGAGCGCCGATGCTCAAAATGCCACCGAGAAGCTCGCCAAGCTAGAGACCAATCCCCTCTAA
- the murQ gene encoding N-acetylmuramic acid 6-phosphate etherase — MKFDPEDRGFLATEHRHPESRHLEQMSPHELVLLMNREDQRVVEAVAQEAGAIAQAIERISERMRSGGRLIYVGAGTSGRLGVLDAAECPPTFCTDPQQVQGVIAGGIGALTRSIEGAEDDPQAGQTAMVALDLQTSDAVLGIASGGTTPYVHGALQEAQGRGALTLFFACVPITQVPARYDVEIRPLVGPEILTGSTRLKCGTATKMVLNTISTGVMAQLGKVYDNFMVDVAVTNRKLHDRAVRMLGQLTGQERPYCEELLVHAKNQVKLALVMHKQHLDVEDAQQWLQMRGGSLTDLASPHSRSR, encoded by the coding sequence ATGAAGTTTGATCCTGAAGACCGGGGTTTTCTCGCGACCGAGCATCGCCATCCAGAGAGTCGGCATCTAGAGCAGATGAGCCCCCACGAGCTAGTCTTGCTGATGAATCGAGAAGACCAACGGGTGGTAGAAGCTGTGGCTCAGGAGGCAGGGGCAATCGCACAAGCCATTGAGCGGATTAGTGAACGGATGCGCTCAGGCGGGCGGCTGATCTATGTGGGGGCAGGGACTAGTGGTCGCCTGGGGGTCCTAGATGCGGCAGAGTGTCCGCCTACTTTCTGCACTGACCCCCAGCAGGTCCAGGGCGTTATCGCTGGAGGGATAGGAGCCTTGACCCGGAGTATAGAGGGGGCTGAGGATGACCCCCAAGCAGGTCAGACCGCTATGGTGGCCCTCGATCTCCAGACCTCTGACGCCGTGCTGGGTATTGCCAGTGGTGGCACGACCCCCTATGTGCATGGGGCGCTCCAAGAAGCCCAGGGGCGAGGAGCCCTCACCCTCTTCTTTGCCTGCGTTCCGATAACCCAGGTCCCTGCCCGCTACGATGTCGAGATTCGTCCTTTGGTCGGGCCGGAGATCTTGACTGGCTCCACCCGTCTTAAATGCGGGACTGCTACCAAAATGGTGCTGAACACAATCTCCACCGGAGTCATGGCGCAGCTAGGCAAAGTCTATGACAACTTCATGGTGGATGTCGCAGTCACCAACCGCAAGCTCCATGACCGCGCCGTGCGTATGCTAGGGCAACTCACTGGACAGGAGCGACCTTATTGCGAAGAACTTTTGGTGCACGCTAAGAATCAAGTCAAACTTGCCCTGGTCATGCATAAGCAACACCTGGATGTAGAGGATGCCCAACAGTGGCTTCAGATGCGAGGAGGCTCCCTGACGGATTTGGCGTCCCCTCACTCCAGAAGCCGTTAA
- a CDS encoding AbrB family transcriptional regulator has protein sequence MGEVALTGRELLKKVAELSATSSKKEIARSAGYVTVSKSGKERVNLAKFMSALLAAKGVSMNGESASTRGGRSAGYRVQVQKNGNLLVGAAYTREMGLEPGTEFVITLGRKHIKLVKINLNGQVEDSGD, from the coding sequence ATGGGCGAGGTAGCTTTGACAGGGCGAGAACTATTAAAGAAAGTCGCTGAACTCTCGGCAACATCCAGTAAGAAAGAGATTGCTCGATCTGCTGGTTACGTCACCGTCAGCAAGTCAGGCAAAGAACGTGTCAATCTAGCCAAGTTTATGAGTGCCCTGCTGGCAGCCAAGGGCGTTTCTATGAACGGTGAATCGGCCTCAACTCGGGGAGGCAGAAGTGCAGGCTATCGGGTTCAGGTCCAAAAAAATGGCAATTTGCTCGTGGGCGCAGCCTACACTCGTGAGATGGGTCTGGAGCCAGGGACGGAGTTTGTGATCACGCTTGGGCGCAAACACATCAAACTGGTCAAGATCAATCTGAACGGACAGGTTGAAGACTCTGGGGATTAG
- the clpP gene encoding ATP-dependent Clp endopeptidase proteolytic subunit ClpP produces MIFDQKGKPIQGVIPMVVEQSSRGERSFDIFSRILRERIVFLGTAVDDSVANLIVAQLLYLEAEDPDKDIALYINSPGGSVSAGMAIYDTMKHIRADVSTICLGLAASMGAFLLSGGTKGKRYSLPHSRIMIHQPSGGAQGQAIDIEIMAREILFQKQLLNRLLAEHTGQPLERIERDSDRDFFMSAAEAQTYGLIDQVIPQRPPSSLNSNLSNGYHPNGYLK; encoded by the coding sequence ATGATCTTTGACCAGAAGGGGAAGCCGATTCAGGGAGTTATCCCAATGGTGGTGGAACAATCTTCGCGGGGAGAGCGTTCCTTTGATATTTTTTCGCGTATTCTTCGAGAGCGAATTGTCTTTTTAGGTACAGCAGTTGACGATAGCGTAGCTAATTTGATCGTTGCCCAATTGCTCTATCTAGAAGCTGAAGACCCCGACAAGGACATCGCGCTCTATATCAACTCCCCCGGTGGGTCGGTGAGCGCCGGGATGGCAATTTACGACACCATGAAGCATATCCGTGCCGATGTCTCAACGATTTGTCTAGGTTTGGCTGCTTCGATGGGAGCCTTTTTGCTCTCGGGGGGGACCAAGGGGAAGCGCTACAGCCTACCCCATTCCCGGATTATGATCCATCAACCCTCGGGCGGGGCGCAGGGACAGGCCATCGACATCGAGATCATGGCTCGGGAGATCCTCTTTCAGAAGCAACTGCTCAACCGCTTGCTTGCCGAACATACTGGGCAGCCGCTGGAGCGCATCGAACGCGACAGCGACCGGGATTTCTTTATGTCTGCTGCTGAAGCACAAACCTATGGGCTAATAGACCAGGTCATCCCCCAGCGTCCGCCTTCTAGCCTAAATTCCAACCTCAGTAACGGCTACCATCCCAATGGCTACCTCAAGTGA